A region of Chitinophaga horti DNA encodes the following proteins:
- a CDS encoding asparaginase, with protein MSKILIIYTGGTVGMIYDEKTSALRPIGFNEIRNNLPELYRMGIDFYVYAFNPPMDSSDMSPDVWVELAGIIEDRYDRYDGFVILHGSDTMAFTASALSFMLENLSKPVILTGSQLPIGKIRTDAKENIITAMEIAATRHNGQVVVPEVCIYFDFMLFRGNRAKKYNAEKFEAFYSMNYPALAEAGIDIKYKNPYVLPAPEKPLKVHKNLESNISVLKIFPGISRRAVDAIINTPGLKGLILETFGSGNATTQQWFIDCLKRGIDKGITMVDITQCDGGSVELGKYETSRYLQDIGVISGHDMTFEAATTKLMFLLGQELSPEELRCQVETSLRGELTPSETL; from the coding sequence ATGAGTAAAATACTTATCATCTATACGGGAGGAACCGTGGGGATGATCTACGACGAGAAGACCAGCGCTTTACGACCAATCGGCTTTAACGAAATCCGCAACAACCTGCCTGAATTGTACAGGATGGGGATCGACTTTTACGTTTACGCTTTTAATCCGCCCATGGATAGTTCGGACATGTCGCCCGATGTTTGGGTAGAACTGGCCGGCATTATAGAAGACCGTTACGACCGCTACGATGGCTTCGTGATCCTGCACGGGTCCGACACGATGGCCTTTACCGCCTCCGCCCTCAGCTTCATGCTCGAGAACCTGTCCAAACCGGTAATCCTTACCGGTTCGCAGTTACCTATCGGTAAAATCAGGACCGATGCGAAGGAGAACATCATTACCGCCATGGAAATCGCCGCCACGCGGCATAACGGGCAGGTAGTAGTGCCCGAAGTATGCATCTACTTTGACTTTATGCTGTTCCGCGGTAACCGCGCCAAAAAGTATAATGCCGAGAAATTTGAGGCGTTTTACTCCATGAACTACCCGGCCCTGGCCGAAGCGGGCATCGACATCAAATACAAAAATCCTTATGTACTGCCCGCGCCCGAAAAGCCGCTGAAAGTGCATAAGAACCTCGAGTCCAATATTTCCGTACTCAAGATATTCCCCGGCATCAGCCGTCGCGCCGTAGATGCGATCATCAACACACCCGGTTTAAAAGGCCTGATCCTCGAAACCTTCGGTAGCGGCAACGCTACCACCCAGCAATGGTTCATCGACTGCCTGAAACGCGGCATCGATAAAGGCATCACGATGGTGGACATCACCCAGTGCGACGGCGGATCGGTAGAGCTTGGCAAATACGAAACCAGCCGCTACCTGCAGGACATTGGCGTGATCAGCGGTCATGACATGACCTTTGAGGCGGCCACTACGAAGCTCATGTTCCTGCTCGGCCAGGAGCTAAGCCCGGAGGAGCTGCGCTGCCAGGTAGAAACCTCGTTACGCGGGGAGCTGACCCCTTCAGAAACTTTATAA
- a CDS encoding TatD family hydrolase produces MNWIDTHTHLYSHKFESDRTEMIKRALEAGVSQLFMPNIDSSSVDGMLELEAQFPGQCLPMMGLHPCDVKENVESELAIVREWLSKRKFWAVGEIGLDFYWEKTFVPQQYDAFREQIKLALEHDIPIAIHSRESTRECIDVVKELHNGSLTGVFHCFSGSVAEAKEIAEMGFYLGIGGVVTFKKSGLEQVMEEISLEHIVLETDAPYLAPVPYRGKRNESAYVPLVGEKIADIKNLKIEDVAAITSMNARKLFKML; encoded by the coding sequence ATGAATTGGATTGACACTCACACTCATTTATATAGCCATAAGTTCGAAAGTGACCGTACCGAAATGATCAAAAGGGCTTTGGAAGCCGGGGTTTCGCAGTTATTTATGCCTAATATCGATAGTTCTTCGGTAGATGGGATGCTGGAACTGGAAGCTCAATTTCCCGGACAATGCCTGCCAATGATGGGTTTGCACCCCTGCGACGTGAAAGAAAACGTTGAAAGTGAGCTCGCTATTGTGCGCGAATGGTTGAGTAAGCGAAAATTCTGGGCAGTAGGTGAAATTGGGCTGGATTTTTACTGGGAAAAGACCTTTGTACCCCAGCAGTACGACGCCTTCCGCGAGCAGATCAAACTGGCCCTGGAACATGACATCCCCATCGCCATCCACAGCCGCGAATCTACCCGCGAGTGTATCGACGTGGTAAAAGAATTGCATAACGGCAGCCTCACCGGCGTGTTCCACTGCTTTTCAGGCAGCGTGGCCGAAGCGAAAGAGATCGCCGAAATGGGCTTTTATTTAGGCATCGGTGGTGTGGTGACTTTTAAGAAATCGGGCCTCGAACAGGTGATGGAAGAAATTTCGTTGGAACACATTGTACTGGAAACAGATGCGCCCTACTTAGCGCCGGTACCGTATCGCGGTAAAAGGAATGAAAGCGCGTACGTTCCGCTGGTGGGCGAAAAGATAGCAGATATAAAAAATCTAAAAATAGAAGACGTCGCTGCGATTACGAGCATGAATGCACGGAAATTATTCAAAATGCTCTAA
- a CDS encoding polysaccharide deacetylase family protein produces MFYFTKTPTLLKSLYSSCTWSLSPTAPVVYFTFDDGPHPQATPFVLDQLKQYDAKGTFFCIGKNVVEQPEIYQRILSEGHAVGNHTHNHLNGWKTGTKAYLANIHTAGQYIRSNLFRPPYGRISPFQIRQLKQQQTPFHIIMWDVLSADFDTAISGEQCLQNVVFKLQKGSIIVFHDSTKAWERLEYALPRVLAYCKKEGLRMEALPQYRALN; encoded by the coding sequence ATGTTCTATTTTACCAAAACGCCCACCCTACTTAAAAGCCTTTACAGCAGCTGTACCTGGAGCCTCTCACCCACCGCCCCCGTGGTTTATTTCACCTTTGACGACGGTCCGCACCCACAGGCTACGCCGTTCGTACTGGACCAACTGAAACAGTACGACGCAAAGGGCACTTTTTTCTGCATCGGCAAAAATGTGGTGGAGCAGCCGGAGATTTACCAGCGTATTTTATCGGAAGGGCATGCCGTGGGCAACCATACCCATAACCACCTGAACGGCTGGAAGACGGGGACTAAAGCCTATCTCGCGAACATTCATACAGCAGGTCAATACATCCGCAGTAATTTATTTCGTCCGCCTTACGGCCGCATTTCTCCTTTTCAGATAAGACAATTGAAGCAGCAGCAAACGCCTTTTCACATCATTATGTGGGATGTGCTGAGTGCCGATTTCGATACCGCTATCAGCGGCGAGCAGTGTTTGCAGAACGTGGTGTTTAAATTGCAGAAAGGGTCGATCATCGTATTTCACGACAGTACGAAAGCCTGGGAGCGGCTGGAGTATGCGTTGCCGCGGGTGCTCGCCTATTGTAAGAAGGAAGGGTTACGCATGGAAGCGTTGCCACAATATCGTGCCCTCAATTGA
- the gltX gene encoding glutamate--tRNA ligase, translating to MEQKKVRVRFAPSPTGGLHLGGVRTVLFNYLFARQHGGDFVLRIEDTDQTRFVAGAEEYIQECLRWCGLVPDEDPVKGGPFAPYRQSERKPMYREYAGQLIKAGHAYYAFDSPEELEAMREVEKAKGNHAPQYNRAIRSTMRNSFTLSETEVAELLEKGAPHVVRINMPENEDVSFTDMIRGTVTFNTSTLDDKVLLKADGMPTYHLAVVVDDYLMKISHAFRGEEWLPSAPIHILLWRYFGWENDMPQWAHLPLILKPDGNGKLSKRDGDRLGFPVYAMNWGVPGSETFTRGFREMGFLPEAFINMLVMLGWNDGSGQEIFSLDELIKRFSIERVHKGGAKFDFDKAKWFNQQYIQKADNAVLAQLFQPVLQEKGITADPSFTEKITGLVKERCQFVNEIWDHGFYFFQKPEAIDADAVKPKWTPEKQQFFEEWAASFDQLPDFNAVALEESFKQLATAKSIKPGELQMPFRIMLCGGKFGPQVFLIAETLGKAETIARIQHALPLFA from the coding sequence ATGGAACAGAAAAAAGTAAGGGTACGTTTTGCACCGAGCCCTACGGGCGGCCTTCACCTGGGAGGTGTTCGTACGGTGCTGTTCAATTATTTGTTCGCCAGGCAGCACGGCGGTGATTTTGTGCTGCGTATTGAAGATACTGATCAAACCCGTTTCGTTGCCGGAGCGGAAGAATATATACAGGAATGCCTTCGCTGGTGCGGCCTCGTGCCCGACGAAGACCCGGTAAAAGGCGGCCCTTTCGCCCCTTACCGCCAGAGTGAGCGTAAGCCAATGTACCGCGAGTATGCCGGGCAGCTCATCAAAGCCGGTCACGCCTATTACGCTTTCGACTCCCCGGAGGAGCTGGAGGCTATGCGTGAAGTGGAGAAAGCCAAAGGCAATCACGCCCCGCAATACAACCGCGCTATCCGCAGCACGATGCGTAACTCTTTCACGCTTTCCGAAACGGAAGTGGCCGAACTGCTGGAGAAAGGCGCTCCGCACGTGGTGCGCATCAACATGCCCGAAAACGAGGACGTGTCTTTCACCGATATGATCCGCGGCACGGTGACTTTCAACACTTCGACCTTAGATGATAAAGTACTGCTGAAGGCCGACGGTATGCCTACGTATCACCTCGCGGTGGTGGTAGACGATTACCTGATGAAGATCTCACACGCTTTCCGCGGCGAAGAATGGCTGCCTTCTGCACCTATTCACATCCTGTTATGGCGCTACTTCGGCTGGGAAAATGACATGCCGCAATGGGCGCACCTCCCGCTGATCCTGAAGCCCGATGGTAACGGAAAACTCAGCAAACGTGACGGCGACCGCCTGGGCTTCCCGGTGTATGCTATGAACTGGGGCGTGCCTGGTAGCGAGACTTTCACCCGTGGTTTCCGCGAAATGGGTTTCCTGCCCGAAGCGTTCATCAACATGCTGGTAATGCTCGGTTGGAACGACGGTTCCGGCCAGGAAATATTCAGCCTCGACGAACTTATTAAACGTTTCTCCATCGAACGTGTTCACAAGGGCGGTGCGAAGTTCGATTTCGATAAAGCAAAATGGTTCAACCAGCAGTATATCCAAAAAGCGGATAACGCAGTACTGGCCCAACTCTTCCAGCCCGTGTTGCAGGAAAAAGGCATCACTGCCGATCCGTCTTTCACCGAAAAAATCACCGGACTCGTAAAAGAACGCTGCCAGTTCGTCAACGAGATATGGGACCATGGTTTCTACTTTTTCCAGAAGCCCGAAGCCATCGATGCCGACGCCGTAAAGCCAAAATGGACGCCCGAAAAGCAACAGTTCTTCGAAGAATGGGCCGCCAGCTTCGACCAGCTGCCCGACTTTAACGCCGTTGCCCTCGAGGAAAGCTTCAAACAACTTGCTACTGCTAAAAGCATCAAACCCGGAGAGTTGCAAATGCCTTTCCGCATTATGCTCTGCGGCGGCAAATTCGGCCCACAGGTATTCCTCATCGCAGAAACCCTCGGCAAGGCGGAAACCATCGCCCGCATCCAACACGCCCTGCCTTTATTCGCGTAG
- a CDS encoding glutamine--tRNA ligase/YqeY domain fusion protein — translation MSEEKSLNFIEQIIEEDIANGTHGGRVLTRFPPEPNGYLHIGHAKSICLNFGLALKYNGQTNLRFDDTNPVTEDTEYVDSIKADIRWLGFEWANELYASDYFEQLYQFATKLIELGYAYVDDSTSEEIASMKGTPTEPGKESPYRARTAAENLALFADMRAGKFKDGEKVLRAKVDMASPNMHMRDPIIYRIRHAHHHRTGDTWCIYPMYDFAHGQSDSIEQITHSICTLEFIPHRALYDWFIEKLNIFPSHQYEFARLNMTYAVMSKRKLLQLVNENHVTGWDDPRMPTISGLRRRGYTPASIRQFCEKIGVAKRDNLIDISLLEFCIREELNKTANRVMAVLDPIKLVLTNYPEGEVEHMQVENNPEDPTAGSRSIPFSRSLWIEREDFMENPPKKFFRLGVGLSVRLKSAYIVTCTGFDKDADGNVTTVYATYLPESKSGTDNSGLTVKGTIHWVSEQHAATAEVRLYDRLFKVEDVGNAEGDFKDHINADSLHLIQNAYIEPSLLEAKEGERLQFMRKGYFVVDKDSTPGRPVFNRTVTLKDTWAKEAKK, via the coding sequence ATGAGCGAGGAAAAATCGTTAAACTTTATAGAACAGATCATTGAAGAAGACATCGCCAACGGAACCCATGGCGGACGGGTGCTTACCCGCTTCCCGCCGGAGCCGAACGGCTACCTGCATATCGGGCACGCCAAGTCCATTTGCCTGAATTTTGGCCTGGCCCTGAAATACAATGGCCAAACCAATCTTCGCTTTGATGATACCAACCCCGTAACCGAAGACACCGAGTACGTGGACTCCATCAAAGCCGACATCCGCTGGCTGGGCTTTGAGTGGGCTAACGAGTTATACGCAAGTGATTACTTTGAACAACTGTACCAGTTTGCCACTAAACTGATCGAGCTGGGATATGCATACGTGGACGATTCCACTTCCGAAGAAATTGCGTCCATGAAAGGCACGCCTACCGAGCCTGGTAAGGAGAGTCCGTACCGCGCCCGTACTGCGGCCGAAAACCTGGCTCTGTTTGCAGACATGCGAGCAGGCAAGTTCAAGGATGGCGAAAAGGTGCTGCGCGCTAAAGTAGATATGGCTTCGCCGAACATGCACATGCGCGACCCGATCATCTATCGTATTCGTCACGCACATCACCACCGCACCGGCGATACCTGGTGTATATACCCGATGTACGACTTCGCACACGGACAAAGCGACAGCATCGAACAGATTACCCATTCGATCTGTACCCTGGAGTTTATTCCCCACCGTGCGCTGTACGATTGGTTTATAGAGAAGCTGAACATCTTCCCAAGCCACCAGTATGAGTTTGCCCGTTTAAACATGACCTACGCGGTGATGAGTAAACGTAAACTGCTGCAGCTGGTGAACGAGAACCACGTAACCGGTTGGGACGATCCCCGCATGCCTACGATCAGCGGTTTGCGCCGCCGTGGTTATACGCCTGCAAGCATCCGCCAGTTCTGCGAAAAGATCGGTGTAGCAAAACGTGATAACCTGATCGACATCAGCCTGCTGGAGTTCTGCATCCGCGAGGAGCTGAACAAAACAGCCAACCGCGTAATGGCCGTGCTGGACCCGATCAAGCTGGTACTCACCAACTATCCCGAAGGAGAAGTAGAACATATGCAGGTAGAAAACAACCCGGAAGATCCAACTGCCGGCAGCCGCAGCATACCGTTCAGCCGTTCGCTGTGGATAGAGCGTGAAGATTTTATGGAGAACCCTCCCAAGAAGTTCTTCCGCCTGGGCGTAGGCCTGTCTGTTCGCCTGAAGAGCGCGTACATCGTTACCTGTACCGGGTTTGACAAAGACGCTGACGGCAACGTCACAACCGTTTATGCCACCTACCTGCCAGAGAGCAAAAGCGGTACCGATAACAGCGGTCTCACCGTAAAAGGTACGATCCACTGGGTGAGCGAGCAACATGCCGCCACTGCGGAAGTACGTTTGTACGACCGCCTGTTTAAGGTAGAAGATGTAGGCAACGCCGAAGGGGATTTTAAAGATCACATCAATGCTGATTCGCTGCACCTCATACAGAACGCCTACATTGAACCTTCCCTGCTGGAAGCTAAGGAGGGCGAGCGTTTACAGTTCATGCGCAAGGGATACTTTGTGGTGGATAAGGACAGTACGCCCGGCAGACCGGTGTTTAACCGCACCGTAACGCTGAAGGATACCTGGGCGAAAGAAGCTAAGAAATAA
- a CDS encoding cobalamin B12-binding domain-containing protein: MVNPLQRPVRVLVAKVGLDGHDRGAKVIAAALRDAGMEVIYTGLRQTPEMVVNAALQEDVDAIGISILSGAHMTVFPRVLSIMKERGMNDVLLTGGGIIPDEDIKALNELGVGKIFPPGTNTQEIAGYIEKWTAAHRNF; the protein is encoded by the coding sequence ATGGTCAACCCTCTTCAACGCCCTGTTCGCGTACTGGTAGCCAAAGTGGGGCTGGACGGCCACGACCGCGGCGCCAAGGTGATTGCAGCCGCACTGCGCGACGCCGGCATGGAAGTTATTTACACCGGTTTACGCCAAACCCCCGAAATGGTCGTAAACGCCGCCCTGCAGGAGGATGTGGATGCCATTGGCATCAGTATCCTCAGCGGTGCCCACATGACTGTTTTTCCACGTGTTTTGTCAATTATGAAGGAAAGAGGCATGAATGATGTACTGCTGACAGGCGGCGGCATCATTCCCGATGAAGATATTAAAGCGCTCAATGAACTGGGCGTAGGCAAAATATTTCCGCCCGGCACCAATACCCAGGAAATTGCCGGCTATATTGAGAAATGGACGGCAGCACACCGAAACTTCTAA
- a CDS encoding enoyl-CoA hydratase/isomerase family protein: MYETIKTELSGSIFTITINRPDKLNALNQQVMQELALAIDEVYTNKDIKSGIITGAGAKAFVAGADISEFLTLSNEQGAGLAKRGQVIFQRIEDSPKPIVAAVNGFALGGGCELAMACHFRLASDNAKFGQPEVNLGIIPGYGGTQRLTQLVGRGKALELIMTGDVIPASEALSLGLVNHVTTAEELIPKTRAILEKIHTKAPLAIAKVVKCVNASFDKDLNGYETEIQQFGACFGTKDLQEGAEAFIKKRAANFTGQ, from the coding sequence ATGTACGAAACCATCAAAACGGAATTAAGCGGTAGCATTTTCACAATTACGATCAACCGTCCGGATAAGCTGAACGCCCTCAACCAGCAGGTGATGCAGGAGCTGGCGCTGGCTATCGACGAAGTGTACACGAACAAAGACATTAAAAGCGGGATCATTACAGGCGCTGGTGCCAAGGCTTTTGTGGCCGGGGCCGATATCAGTGAGTTCCTTACGCTTTCTAACGAACAAGGGGCGGGTCTCGCGAAGCGTGGCCAGGTAATTTTCCAGCGGATAGAAGATTCTCCCAAACCGATAGTGGCCGCAGTAAACGGTTTCGCCTTAGGTGGCGGCTGCGAACTGGCCATGGCCTGTCATTTCAGGCTGGCGTCGGACAATGCGAAGTTCGGTCAGCCCGAGGTGAACTTAGGCATTATTCCCGGTTATGGCGGCACGCAGCGGCTTACGCAGCTGGTGGGCAGGGGCAAGGCATTAGAATTAATTATGACGGGGGATGTGATACCTGCTTCGGAGGCTTTGTCGCTCGGGTTGGTCAACCACGTTACCACTGCAGAAGAGCTGATCCCGAAAACCAGGGCTATCCTCGAAAAGATCCATACAAAGGCCCCGCTGGCTATCGCGAAGGTGGTGAAATGTGTAAACGCATCTTTCGATAAAGACCTGAATGGTTACGAAACCGAAATCCAGCAGTTTGGGGCCTGTTTTGGTACAAAAGACTTGCAGGAAGGCGCTGAAGCCTTTATCAAGAAGCGAGCGGCAAACTTTACAGGACAATAA
- the fumC gene encoding class II fumarate hydratase — translation MDFRIEKDTMGEVKVPVNAYYGAQTQRSIDNFRIAQDINRMPKEIIRAFAYLKKAAAFTNQEAGVLPEEKAKLIGQACDEILDGKLDNEFPLVVWQTGSGTQSNMNVNEVVAYRAHVINGGQLSDKDKFVHPNDDVNKSQSSNDTFPTAMHIAAYKILLETTIPGIKKLRDTLHAKAVKFKNVVKIGRTHFMDATPLTLGQEISGYVSQLDHGLRAINNTLAHLSELALGGTAVGTGINTPKGYSENVAKKIAELTGLPFVTAENKFESLAAHDAIVEAHGALKTVAVSLMKIANDIRMLSSGPRSGIGEIHIPDNEPGSSIMPGKVNPTQCEALTMIAAQVLGNDVAINIGGANGHFELNVFKPVMIYNFLHSARLIGDGCVSFNDKCAEGIEPIEENIRKHVENSLMLVTSLNTKIGYYKAAEIAQKAHKEGTTLKEMAVKLGYVTPEEFDQWVVPGNMVGDINL, via the coding sequence ATGGATTTCAGAATAGAGAAAGACACCATGGGTGAAGTTAAAGTGCCTGTAAATGCATATTACGGCGCACAAACCCAGCGTTCGATCGACAACTTCCGCATTGCCCAGGATATTAACAGGATGCCGAAGGAAATCATCCGCGCTTTTGCCTACCTGAAAAAGGCCGCGGCCTTTACGAACCAGGAAGCTGGCGTACTGCCCGAAGAAAAAGCAAAGCTGATCGGCCAGGCATGTGACGAGATACTGGATGGCAAACTGGATAATGAGTTTCCACTGGTAGTTTGGCAAACCGGCTCTGGTACACAGAGCAACATGAACGTAAATGAGGTGGTGGCTTACCGTGCACACGTAATCAACGGCGGCCAGCTTTCCGATAAAGATAAATTCGTTCATCCTAACGATGACGTGAATAAATCACAGTCTTCCAACGATACTTTTCCTACAGCGATGCACATCGCTGCTTACAAAATACTGCTGGAAACTACTATTCCCGGTATTAAAAAGCTGCGCGACACCCTGCACGCCAAAGCGGTGAAGTTCAAGAACGTAGTGAAGATCGGCCGTACCCACTTTATGGACGCTACGCCGCTCACCCTCGGACAAGAGATCAGCGGTTATGTATCGCAGCTGGACCACGGTCTGCGCGCGATCAACAATACCCTGGCACACCTGAGCGAGCTGGCACTGGGCGGTACTGCAGTAGGCACCGGCATCAACACACCAAAAGGTTACTCAGAAAACGTAGCGAAAAAGATAGCGGAACTTACCGGCTTACCTTTCGTTACAGCAGAAAATAAATTTGAATCACTGGCTGCGCATGATGCGATCGTAGAAGCGCACGGCGCGCTGAAAACCGTTGCCGTTAGTCTCATGAAGATCGCTAACGACATTCGTATGCTCAGCTCCGGCCCACGTTCCGGTATCGGCGAAATTCATATTCCCGATAACGAACCAGGATCTTCTATTATGCCAGGTAAAGTGAACCCTACGCAGTGCGAAGCGTTAACCATGATCGCTGCGCAGGTACTGGGTAACGATGTGGCGATCAACATCGGCGGCGCGAACGGTCACTTTGAACTGAACGTGTTTAAGCCGGTAATGATTTACAACTTCCTGCACTCCGCCCGCCTGATCGGTGACGGCTGCGTAAGCTTCAACGACAAGTGCGCCGAAGGCATCGAACCTATCGAAGAGAACATCCGCAAGCACGTTGAAAATTCACTGATGCTGGTAACTTCGCTGAACACAAAGATTGGTTACTACAAAGCCGCCGAGATCGCGCAGAAAGCCCATAAAGAAGGCACCACGCTGAAAGAAATGGCGGTGAAACTGGGCTACGTTACGCCAGAGGAATTTGACCAATGGGTAGTACCTGGTAACATGGTGGGTGACATCAACCTGTAA
- a CDS encoding sulfite exporter TauE/SafE family protein, whose translation MSHNELIDKVEQRRATVESQEVLIDLVNEENKSSRVLWVIIGIIGVVLLAGVYAYFYGVSNEAQTRIGQLAEQIFTKELFFYIGVGLAAQMIDGALGMAYGASSSSMLLSLGIPPAITSTSVHVAEVFTTGASGIAHFKLGNVNKKLFLYLLVPGVIGAVAGAWLLSDWIDGDVIKPYMSAYLLVLGVIIIFKALKKKKRKSKTRNLGPLALFGGFMDSVGGGGWGPIVTSTLLSQGRAVHYTIGSVNAAEFFISLASASTFLLFNGIDSWHVIVGLIIGGVIASPLAAVLVKKIKRKPLMLLVGVLVILMSLRTIILSWI comes from the coding sequence ATGTCGCATAATGAGTTGATCGATAAGGTTGAACAACGACGGGCTACTGTTGAGAGCCAGGAGGTGCTTATTGACCTTGTTAACGAGGAAAATAAGAGCAGCCGGGTGCTTTGGGTCATTATCGGTATTATCGGCGTAGTGCTGTTGGCAGGCGTCTATGCTTACTTCTACGGCGTATCGAACGAGGCGCAAACGCGTATCGGGCAGCTGGCGGAGCAAATCTTCACGAAAGAACTTTTCTTTTATATAGGCGTTGGCCTGGCCGCGCAAATGATCGATGGCGCTTTGGGCATGGCCTATGGCGCTTCTTCGTCTTCCATGCTGCTGAGCCTTGGCATTCCGCCGGCTATTACCAGTACCAGCGTACACGTGGCGGAGGTGTTTACCACGGGCGCTTCGGGCATTGCGCATTTTAAATTGGGCAACGTTAACAAAAAGCTGTTCCTCTACCTGCTGGTGCCCGGTGTGATTGGCGCAGTAGCAGGCGCCTGGCTGTTAAGCGACTGGATCGATGGCGATGTGATCAAACCCTACATGAGCGCCTACCTGCTCGTTTTAGGCGTGATCATCATCTTTAAAGCCCTCAAAAAGAAAAAGCGTAAAAGTAAAACCCGCAATCTTGGGCCGCTGGCATTGTTCGGCGGTTTTATGGACTCTGTGGGCGGCGGTGGCTGGGGGCCGATCGTGACTTCTACCCTGTTGAGCCAGGGCCGTGCGGTGCATTACACCATCGGTTCCGTGAACGCGGCGGAGTTTTTCATCTCACTCGCCAGCGCCAGTACGTTCCTGCTGTTTAACGGCATCGACAGCTGGCATGTGATCGTAGGCCTCATTATCGGCGGTGTGATCGCATCACCACTTGCTGCGGTGTTAGTGAAGAAGATCAAAAGGAAACCACTGATGCTGCTCGTAGGTGTATTGGTCATCCTCATGAGCCTGCGCACCATCATTCTCTCCTGGATTTAA
- a CDS encoding lipoprotein signal peptidase, with amino-acid sequence MKYRHVVIIVFLVLLVDQVLKFWIKTNMTLTQEYTIFADWFHIHFIENEGMAYGLQFGGGFGKMFLTLFRLVAVIVGFIYIKRLIRDGYHKGLIICGSLILAGAAGNLIDSLFYGMIFSESTAASVAQFMPEGGGYAGFLHGNVVDMLYFPLYKGFLPTWVPIWGGEYFIFFRPVFNIADAAISIGVITILLFQKRFLIRRIPANHNTVETNSVVDDQHQVM; translated from the coding sequence TTGAAGTATCGTCACGTCGTTATTATCGTCTTTTTGGTGCTGTTGGTAGACCAGGTCCTGAAGTTCTGGATCAAAACTAATATGACCCTCACGCAGGAGTACACCATTTTTGCAGACTGGTTCCACATTCATTTTATTGAGAATGAAGGCATGGCTTATGGCCTGCAATTCGGTGGCGGCTTCGGTAAGATGTTCCTCACCCTATTCCGTCTCGTAGCGGTGATAGTGGGCTTCATATATATCAAACGCCTCATCCGCGACGGCTACCACAAAGGCCTGATCATCTGCGGCTCCCTCATTCTCGCGGGTGCAGCGGGCAACCTGATCGACAGCCTGTTTTACGGCATGATCTTCTCCGAAAGCACGGCTGCCAGCGTAGCGCAGTTCATGCCTGAAGGCGGTGGTTATGCGGGTTTCCTGCACGGTAATGTGGTAGATATGCTGTACTTCCCGCTATACAAAGGCTTCCTGCCAACATGGGTGCCGATCTGGGGTGGCGAGTATTTCATCTTCTTCCGCCCGGTGTTCAACATCGCCGATGCGGCCATTTCCATAGGCGTGATCACCATCCTGCTTTTCCAGAAACGTTTCCTCATCCGCCGCATACCTGCTAACCACAATACCGTGGAGACCAACTCCGTAGTAGATGATCAGCACCAGGTGATGTAG